One part of the Mycolicibacterium aromaticivorans JS19b1 = JCM 16368 genome encodes these proteins:
- a CDS encoding rhodanese-like domain-containing protein, with product MSSRIDRVLADARARLHRLAAEEIPAALRRGAVLVDIRPAAQRAAEGETPAALVIERNVLEWRADPTSEARLPQAKDDDVEWVILCSEGYTSSLAAAALQDLGLHRATDVVGGYQALAAADVLAELRELTPAP from the coding sequence ATGAGCAGTCGAATCGACCGCGTCCTGGCCGATGCCAGGGCGCGACTGCACCGGCTGGCGGCTGAGGAGATCCCGGCGGCGTTGCGTCGCGGAGCGGTCCTGGTCGACATTCGCCCGGCAGCGCAACGCGCCGCCGAAGGCGAGACGCCGGCCGCGCTGGTGATCGAACGCAATGTGCTGGAGTGGCGCGCCGACCCGACCAGCGAGGCTCGGTTGCCCCAGGCGAAAGACGATGACGTCGAGTGGGTGATCCTGTGCTCGGAGGGCTACACCTCGAGCTTGGCCGCCGCCGCGCTACAGGACCTTGGGCTGCACCGCGCCACCGATGTCGTCGGCGGCTACCAGGCGCTGGCCGCAGCCGACGTACTCGCCGAGCTGCGCGAACTCACTCCGGCGCCGTGA
- a CDS encoding alpha/beta hydrolase, with the protein MTVTESEPTEAADPAPASESKPDWWQRRYTFTGTAVGLVFLGLSLSPSLLPRGPLFQGLVSGAAGSVGYGLGVFAVWLVRFMLSRPSSPRPPRWSWPVLVAVGIVWLVVTIYWFHVWQDHVRDLMGVPRLQWYNYPQAAIIGVVVLFLFVEIGQLVGRLVRYLVRLLNRYAPPRVSAVVVVILLLSLTIAILNGVVIRGGMSFLNSTFASVNDEMGPDNPAPKTPLRSGGPGSLVAWDTVGHQGRVFVAGGPSVEELTKFNGTPAVEPIRAYAGKNSANGIKASAELAARELERAGGFKRKVIAVATTTGTGWINEAEASALEYMYNGDTAIVSMQYSFLPSWLSFLVDKENARQAGQALFEAVDARLREMPEAQRPKIVVFGESLGSFGGEAPFLSPNNIIARTDGALFSGPTFNNTMWDDVTVNRDPGSPMWLPIFDDGQNIRFAARPDNLGRPDKPWGYPRIVYLQHASDPISWWNPNLLFAEPDWLREARGYDVSPDMYWIPIVTFLQVSADMAVAVDVPDGHGHRYVRDVVNAWASILQPPGWTPEKTERLRGIVTAPE; encoded by the coding sequence GTGACCGTCACCGAGTCGGAACCGACCGAGGCCGCCGACCCGGCGCCCGCCTCGGAGAGCAAGCCGGATTGGTGGCAGCGCCGCTACACGTTCACCGGAACGGCTGTCGGCCTGGTGTTCCTCGGCCTCTCCCTGAGCCCGTCGCTGCTGCCGCGCGGCCCGCTGTTCCAGGGCCTCGTCAGCGGCGCGGCCGGCTCGGTCGGCTACGGGCTGGGTGTGTTCGCCGTCTGGCTGGTGCGGTTCATGTTGTCGCGGCCGTCCAGCCCGCGCCCGCCGCGGTGGTCCTGGCCGGTGCTGGTCGCCGTCGGAATCGTCTGGCTGGTCGTGACGATCTACTGGTTCCACGTCTGGCAGGACCACGTTCGCGACCTGATGGGGGTGCCGCGGCTGCAGTGGTACAACTACCCGCAGGCCGCGATCATCGGCGTTGTCGTGCTGTTCTTGTTCGTCGAAATCGGCCAGCTGGTCGGCAGACTCGTCAGATATCTCGTCCGCCTCTTGAATCGGTATGCGCCACCGCGTGTTTCGGCGGTAGTTGTGGTCATCCTCCTGCTGAGCCTGACGATCGCGATACTCAACGGCGTGGTAATCAGGGGCGGAATGAGCTTCCTGAACAGCACTTTCGCCTCGGTGAACGACGAGATGGGTCCGGACAACCCGGCCCCGAAGACGCCGCTGCGCTCCGGTGGCCCCGGCTCGCTGGTCGCCTGGGACACCGTCGGTCACCAGGGCCGCGTGTTCGTCGCCGGCGGACCCTCCGTCGAAGAGCTGACCAAATTCAACGGCACCCCCGCGGTCGAACCGATCCGGGCCTACGCGGGCAAGAACTCCGCCAACGGAATCAAGGCGTCCGCCGAGCTTGCCGCGCGAGAGTTGGAGCGCGCCGGCGGGTTCAAGCGCAAGGTCATCGCCGTCGCGACCACGACGGGGACGGGCTGGATCAACGAGGCCGAAGCATCTGCTCTGGAATACATGTACAACGGCGACACCGCGATCGTCAGCATGCAGTACTCGTTCCTGCCGAGCTGGCTGTCGTTCCTGGTGGACAAGGAGAACGCCCGGCAGGCGGGCCAGGCGTTGTTCGAGGCGGTCGACGCGCGACTGCGCGAGATGCCCGAAGCGCAGCGTCCCAAGATCGTGGTGTTCGGCGAGAGCCTCGGATCCTTCGGGGGCGAGGCACCGTTCCTGAGCCCGAACAACATCATCGCCCGCACCGACGGGGCACTGTTCTCCGGCCCGACGTTCAACAACACGATGTGGGACGACGTCACCGTCAATCGCGACCCCGGATCCCCGATGTGGCTGCCGATCTTCGACGACGGCCAGAACATCCGGTTCGCGGCACGCCCCGACAATCTGGGCCGGCCCGACAAGCCGTGGGGCTATCCGCGGATCGTCTATCTCCAACACGCGTCCGACCCCATCAGCTGGTGGAACCCCAATCTGCTGTTCGCCGAACCGGATTGGTTACGTGAGGCGCGCGGGTACGACGTGTCGCCGGACATGTACTGGATTCCGATCGTGACGTTCCTGCAGGTGTCGGCTGACATGGCGGTGGCCGTCGATGTTCCCGACGGGCACGGTCACCGCTACGTGCGCGACGTCGTCAACGCGTGGGCGTCGATCCTGCAGCCGCCGGGCTGGACACCGGAGAAGACCGAGCGCCTGCGCGGAATCGTCACGGCGCCGGAGTGA
- a CDS encoding enoyl-CoA hydratase produces the protein MTTETFETILVDRDERVGTITLNRPKALNALNSQVMVEVTTAAAEFDNDPGIGAIVITGNEKAFAAGADIKEMAELSFSEVFDADFFAAWGKLAAVRTPTIAAVAGYALGGGCELAMMCDVLIAADTAKFGQPEIKLGVLPGMGGSQRLTRAIGKAKAMDLILTGRTIDAAEAERSGLVSRVVPADDLLTEAKAVATTISQMSRSAARMAKEAVNRAFESTLTEGLLYERRLFHSAFATDDQTEGMAAFTEKRPANFTHR, from the coding sequence ATGACCACCGAAACCTTTGAAACCATCCTGGTCGACCGCGACGAGCGGGTCGGCACCATCACGCTCAACCGGCCCAAGGCGCTCAACGCGCTCAACAGCCAGGTGATGGTCGAGGTCACCACGGCCGCCGCAGAATTCGACAACGACCCGGGTATCGGCGCGATCGTCATCACCGGCAACGAAAAGGCGTTCGCCGCCGGTGCCGACATCAAGGAAATGGCCGAACTCTCGTTCTCGGAGGTCTTCGACGCGGACTTCTTCGCGGCGTGGGGCAAGCTGGCCGCCGTCCGCACACCCACCATCGCCGCGGTCGCCGGCTACGCCCTCGGCGGGGGCTGCGAGCTGGCGATGATGTGCGACGTCCTCATCGCCGCCGACACCGCAAAGTTCGGCCAACCCGAGATCAAGCTGGGCGTGCTGCCCGGCATGGGCGGCTCACAGCGGCTGACCCGAGCGATCGGCAAAGCCAAGGCGATGGACCTCATTCTGACCGGCCGCACCATCGACGCCGCCGAGGCAGAACGCAGCGGCCTGGTGTCGCGGGTGGTACCGGCCGACGACCTGCTCACCGAGGCCAAAGCCGTCGCGACGACGATCTCGCAGATGTCCCGCTCGGCCGCCCGGATGGCCAAGGAAGCGGTCAACCGCGCCTTCGAATCCACGCTGACCGAAGGCCTGCTCTACGAGCGCAGGCTGTTTCACTCCGCGTTCGCCACCGATGACCAGACCGAGGGAATGGCCGCCTTCACCGAGAAGCGCCCTGCCAACTTCACGCACCGCTAA
- a CDS encoding enoyl-CoA hydratase/isomerase family protein produces MTAESDEVLTRVDGGVGFLTLNRPKAINSLTHTMVTIIAKALTDWEHDDDVRAVVLAGEGERGLCAGGDVVAIYHSARGDGSEARRFWLDEYRLNAQIGSYPKPFVAIMDGIVMGGGVGVAAHGNVRVVTDTSKVAMPEVGIGFVPDVGGTYLLSRAPGQLGLHAALSGAPFSGADAIALGFADHYVPHVQLQGFVEAIVADGVDAAVQAFATEPPASHLLFQQHWIDECYAGETVADIVAALRGHDDEDARKAGDLIASRSPIAASVALASVRRAAELETLEDVLVQEYRVSSASLDSHDFVEGIRAQIIDKDRNPTWNPPSLAAVTEQDVEQYFAPADPDLTFE; encoded by the coding sequence GTGACGGCTGAATCCGACGAAGTCTTGACCCGGGTCGACGGCGGTGTCGGCTTCCTGACACTCAATCGCCCGAAGGCCATCAACTCGCTGACCCACACGATGGTCACGATCATCGCCAAGGCGCTCACCGACTGGGAGCACGACGACGATGTCCGCGCGGTGGTTCTCGCCGGCGAAGGAGAACGCGGCCTGTGTGCAGGCGGCGACGTGGTGGCGATCTATCACAGCGCCCGTGGCGACGGCTCCGAGGCTCGCCGCTTCTGGCTCGACGAGTACCGCCTCAACGCCCAGATCGGCAGCTACCCCAAGCCCTTCGTGGCGATCATGGACGGCATCGTGATGGGCGGCGGTGTGGGCGTCGCCGCGCACGGCAACGTCCGCGTGGTGACCGACACCTCCAAGGTCGCCATGCCCGAGGTCGGGATCGGCTTCGTCCCCGACGTCGGCGGCACCTATCTGTTGTCGCGGGCTCCCGGTCAACTCGGCCTGCACGCCGCGCTGTCCGGTGCGCCGTTCTCCGGGGCCGACGCCATCGCGCTCGGGTTCGCCGACCACTACGTCCCGCACGTGCAGCTCCAGGGATTCGTCGAAGCGATCGTCGCCGACGGCGTGGACGCCGCCGTTCAGGCGTTCGCCACCGAGCCGCCGGCCAGTCACCTTCTGTTCCAACAGCATTGGATTGACGAATGCTATGCCGGCGAGACCGTCGCCGACATCGTCGCCGCCCTGCGAGGCCACGACGACGAGGACGCCAGGAAAGCCGGCGATCTCATCGCGTCCCGCTCCCCCATCGCGGCGTCCGTCGCGCTGGCCTCGGTGCGGCGCGCCGCCGAGCTCGAGACCCTCGAAGACGTTCTGGTTCAGGAGTACCGGGTGTCGTCGGCGTCGCTGGACTCCCACGACTTCGTCGAGGGCATCCGCGCGCAGATCATCGACAAAGATCGCAACCCGACGTGGAACCCGCCCTCACTGGCCGCGGTGACCGAGCAGGATGTGGAACAGTACTTCGCGCCGGCAGACCCGGACCTGACCTTCGAGTGA
- a CDS encoding Bax inhibitor-1/YccA family membrane protein → MRETSNPVFRSLPKQQGGYAQFGTGVAGAQQVAYQTDPYAGAYQPQTGVSRPMTIDDVVTKTGITLGVLSVVAVISYFLVSANLALATPLTLIGGLGGLVLVLIATFGRKQDNPAIVLSYAALEGLFVGAVSFIFANVVVSGANAGVLISQAVLGTIGVFFGMLVVYKTGAIRVTPKFTRMIVAAMVGVLVLLLGNFVLAMFGVGGGEGLGLRSGGPVAIMFSLFVIALAAFSFLIDFDAADQMIRAGAPEKAAWGVALGLTVTLVWLYIEILRLLSYFQQR, encoded by the coding sequence GTGCGGGAGACCAGCAACCCGGTATTTCGTTCGCTGCCCAAGCAGCAGGGCGGATACGCACAATTCGGTACCGGTGTAGCCGGTGCCCAGCAGGTGGCTTACCAGACCGATCCATACGCGGGCGCCTACCAGCCGCAGACCGGCGTCTCGCGGCCCATGACGATCGACGACGTCGTCACCAAGACCGGCATCACCCTCGGTGTGCTGTCCGTCGTCGCGGTCATCTCCTACTTCCTCGTCTCGGCCAACCTGGCCCTGGCCACGCCGCTCACCCTGATCGGTGGGCTCGGCGGGCTGGTCCTGGTGCTGATCGCGACCTTCGGTCGTAAGCAGGACAACCCGGCCATCGTTCTGAGCTACGCAGCGCTCGAGGGCCTGTTCGTCGGCGCGGTGTCGTTCATCTTCGCCAACGTGGTGGTGTCCGGCGCCAATGCCGGTGTGCTGATCAGCCAGGCGGTCCTCGGCACCATCGGCGTGTTCTTCGGCATGCTCGTCGTCTACAAGACCGGCGCCATTCGGGTGACCCCCAAGTTCACCCGCATGATCGTCGCGGCCATGGTCGGCGTGCTGGTGCTGCTCCTCGGCAACTTCGTGCTGGCGATGTTCGGTGTCGGCGGCGGTGAGGGCCTCGGCCTGCGCAGCGGCGGCCCGGTGGCCATCATGTTCTCGCTGTTCGTGATCGCGCTGGCGGCGTTCAGTTTCCTGATCGACTTCGACGCTGCCGACCAGATGATCCGCGCTGGTGCGCCGGAGAAGGCGGCCTGGGGCGTGGCCCTCGGCCTGACCGTAACGCTGGTGTGGCTGTACATCGAGATCCTGCGGCTGCTCAGCTACTTCCAGCAGCGATAG
- a CDS encoding acetyl-CoA C-acetyltransferase, with protein sequence MPEAVIVSTARSPIGRAMKGSLVDIRPDDLAAQMVRAALDKVPSLDPHDIDDLIMGCGQPGGESGFNIGRAVAVELGYDFMPGTTVNRYCSSSLQTTRMAFHAIKAGEGHAFISAGVETVSRFGKGNADGWPDTKNALFTDAMARSEAATAGADEWHDPREDGLLPDVYIAMGQTAENVALFTGVSREDQDHWGVRSQNKAEEAINSGFFEREIVPVTLPDGTVVSKDDGPRAGTTYEKISQLKPVFRPNGTITAGNACPLNDGAAALVIMSDTKAKELGLTPLARIVSTGVSGLSPEIMGLGPIEAVKKALAQANMTIGDVDLYEINEAFAVQVLGSARALGMDEDKLNVSGGAIALGHPFGMTGARITATLLNNLQTYDKTFGIETMCVGGGQGMAMVIERLS encoded by the coding sequence ATGCCCGAAGCTGTCATCGTTTCCACCGCCCGCTCGCCGATCGGGCGCGCGATGAAGGGGTCGCTGGTCGACATCCGTCCCGACGATCTGGCCGCGCAGATGGTGCGCGCCGCGCTCGACAAGGTGCCCTCGCTGGATCCGCACGACATCGACGACCTGATCATGGGCTGCGGTCAGCCCGGCGGTGAGTCGGGCTTCAACATCGGCCGGGCCGTCGCCGTCGAGCTGGGTTACGACTTCATGCCGGGCACCACGGTCAACCGGTACTGCTCGTCGTCGTTGCAGACCACCCGGATGGCGTTCCACGCGATCAAGGCCGGCGAGGGCCACGCGTTCATCTCAGCCGGCGTCGAGACGGTGTCGCGCTTCGGCAAGGGCAACGCCGACGGCTGGCCGGACACCAAGAACGCGCTGTTCACGGATGCGATGGCCCGCTCGGAGGCAGCCACCGCCGGCGCTGACGAGTGGCACGACCCGCGCGAGGACGGCCTGCTGCCCGACGTGTACATCGCGATGGGTCAGACCGCCGAGAACGTCGCGCTGTTCACCGGGGTCAGCCGCGAAGACCAGGACCACTGGGGCGTCCGTTCGCAGAACAAGGCCGAGGAGGCCATCAACAGCGGCTTCTTCGAGCGCGAGATCGTGCCGGTCACGCTGCCCGACGGCACCGTCGTGTCCAAGGACGACGGACCGCGCGCAGGCACCACCTACGAGAAGATCAGCCAGCTCAAGCCGGTGTTCCGGCCCAACGGCACGATCACGGCGGGCAATGCGTGTCCGCTGAACGACGGCGCGGCCGCGCTGGTGATCATGTCCGACACCAAGGCCAAGGAGCTGGGGCTGACCCCGCTGGCGCGCATCGTGTCGACGGGCGTGTCCGGCCTGTCGCCCGAGATCATGGGCCTCGGCCCGATCGAAGCCGTGAAAAAGGCTCTCGCACAGGCGAACATGACGATCGGCGACGTCGACCTCTACGAGATCAACGAGGCGTTCGCGGTCCAGGTGCTCGGCTCGGCGCGGGCGCTCGGCATGGACGAGGACAAGCTGAACGTCTCCGGTGGCGCGATCGCGCTGGGGCATCCGTTCGGCATGACCGGCGCGCGGATCACCGCCACGCTGCTGAACAACCTGCAGACCTACGACAAGACGTTCGGCATCGAGACGATGTGCGTCGGCGGCGGCCAGGGCATGGCCATGGTGATCGAGCGCCTGAGCTAG
- a CDS encoding SGNH/GDSL hydrolase family protein: MGIRAPRKSTAALAAAGVLASTGTAVLGARSLLTGQADQVRNVIPKSWDVPPRADGIYAPGGGPVQRWERGMEFDLHLMVFGDSTATGYGCRSADEVPGVLLARGLAEESGKLIRLSTKAIVGATSKGLSGQVDAMFVAGPPPDAAVIMIGANDITALNGISPSARRLGAAVQRLRASGAVVVVGTCPDFGVIKDIPQPLRWTARNRGLRLARVQAAAVRAAGGVPVPLADLLAPNFRQAPEVMFSEDRYHPSAAGYALAANQLMPALCHALGEWTGVTVPDLPWATKSEVRALTDRLGPLAQLLRRRTTGVPAPIVVTAS, encoded by the coding sequence GTGGGGATACGCGCTCCGCGGAAGTCAACGGCCGCGCTGGCAGCGGCGGGGGTTCTGGCGTCGACCGGTACCGCCGTCCTGGGTGCGCGCAGTTTGCTCACCGGTCAGGCCGACCAGGTCCGCAATGTGATTCCGAAGTCCTGGGACGTCCCACCGCGGGCGGACGGGATCTACGCCCCTGGCGGCGGCCCCGTCCAGCGCTGGGAACGCGGGATGGAGTTCGACCTCCATTTGATGGTGTTCGGCGACTCGACGGCCACGGGCTACGGCTGTCGCAGCGCCGACGAAGTGCCCGGGGTGCTGCTCGCCCGTGGCCTCGCCGAGGAGTCCGGCAAGCTCATCCGGCTGTCGACCAAGGCGATCGTGGGTGCGACGTCCAAGGGGTTGTCCGGTCAGGTCGACGCGATGTTCGTGGCCGGCCCGCCACCCGATGCGGCGGTGATCATGATCGGCGCCAACGACATCACCGCCCTCAACGGCATCAGCCCGTCGGCGCGCCGGCTCGGCGCGGCCGTGCAGCGCCTGCGCGCCTCCGGTGCGGTGGTCGTTGTCGGGACGTGCCCGGATTTCGGTGTCATCAAAGACATCCCCCAACCGCTGCGGTGGACGGCCCGTAACCGCGGCCTGCGGCTGGCCCGCGTGCAGGCCGCTGCGGTGCGGGCCGCGGGCGGAGTCCCGGTGCCGCTGGCCGATCTGCTGGCGCCGAACTTCCGGCAGGCCCCCGAAGTGATGTTCTCCGAGGACCGCTACCACCCGTCGGCGGCGGGATATGCGTTGGCCGCCAACCAATTGATGCCCGCGTTGTGCCACGCCCTCGGCGAGTGGACCGGTGTCACCGTGCCCGACCTGCCGTGGGCCACCAAGTCCGAGGTTCGGGCGCTGACCGACCGGTTGGGGCCGCTGGCGCAGCTGCTGCGCCGCAGAACAACCGGGGTCCCCGCACCGATCGTGGTGACCGCGAGCTAG
- a CDS encoding alpha/beta hydrolase, which produces MTAPSKVRASAPHHVHAGSGRPRRYPVSDGAPVEVVESGPSVAARLVSMGTRATMWPTLAVLSHVPHWPWPFGLVDFVARALLPTPGTVRATVGLPNASAQLVRAPGVLPADGNRRIVLYMHGGAFLTCGVNSHSRISVALSKFADSPVLVVDYRLIPKHTIGNAVDDCFDAYQWLRTRGYEPDQIVLAGDSAGGYLALTLAQRLQALGEEPAALVAISPLLQLDHEQKVAHPNMRTDAMFPPKAFDALVALVARAAAKNIVDGEPEGVYEPLDHIEPGLPRTLIHVSGSEVLLHDARLAARRLAAAGVPTEVRVWPGQIHDFQLAAPLIPEAKRSLRQIGEYIREATG; this is translated from the coding sequence ATGACCGCACCCAGCAAGGTCCGGGCTTCTGCCCCCCATCATGTTCACGCTGGTAGCGGTCGTCCGCGCCGGTACCCGGTCAGCGATGGCGCGCCGGTCGAGGTCGTCGAGAGCGGCCCGAGTGTCGCCGCGCGGCTGGTCTCGATGGGCACCCGCGCCACCATGTGGCCCACATTGGCGGTGCTCAGCCACGTGCCGCACTGGCCATGGCCCTTCGGTCTGGTCGACTTCGTCGCCCGCGCGCTGCTGCCCACCCCGGGCACGGTTCGGGCCACTGTCGGTTTGCCGAACGCGTCGGCGCAACTGGTCCGGGCGCCCGGCGTCCTGCCTGCCGACGGCAACCGACGCATCGTGCTGTACATGCACGGCGGTGCCTTCCTCACCTGCGGGGTGAATTCGCACAGCCGCATCTCGGTCGCGCTGTCGAAGTTCGCGGACTCGCCGGTGCTGGTGGTCGACTACCGGCTCATCCCCAAGCACACCATCGGCAACGCCGTCGACGACTGCTTCGACGCCTACCAGTGGCTGCGGACCCGCGGCTACGAGCCGGACCAGATCGTGCTGGCCGGCGACTCCGCCGGCGGCTATCTGGCCCTGACTCTGGCGCAGCGGCTGCAGGCTCTCGGTGAGGAGCCTGCCGCCCTGGTGGCCATCTCGCCGCTGCTGCAGCTCGACCACGAGCAGAAGGTGGCCCACCCGAACATGCGCACCGACGCGATGTTCCCGCCCAAGGCGTTCGACGCCCTGGTCGCCCTGGTTGCCCGGGCCGCGGCCAAGAACATTGTCGACGGCGAGCCCGAGGGCGTCTACGAGCCGCTCGACCATATCGAGCCCGGCCTTCCGCGCACGCTGATTCACGTGTCCGGGTCGGAGGTCCTGTTGCACGACGCCCGTCTGGCGGCCCGGCGGCTCGCCGCCGCCGGCGTGCCCACTGAGGTGCGGGTGTGGCCCGGCCAAATCCACGACTTCCAGCTTGCCGCGCCACTCATCCCCGAAGCCAAACGCTCACTGCGTCAGATCGGTGAGTACATCCGCGAAGCAACCGGCTAG
- a CDS encoding cystathionine beta-synthase — protein MRIASHISELIGHTPLVQLNSVVPEGAGVVAAKIEYLNPGGSAKDRIAVKMIDAAEASGELKPGGTIVEPTSGNTGVGLALVAQRRGYKCIFVCPDKVSEDKRNVLRAYGAEVVVCPTAVAPDDPDSYYSVSNRLVTEIEGAWKPDQYSNPMGPASHYETTGPEIWADTEGKVTHFVAGVGTGGTITGAGRYLKEVSGGKVKVIGADPEGSVYSGGTGRPYLVEGVGEDFWPAAYDPAVPDEIIAVSDADSFDMTRRLAREEALLVGGSCGMAVVAAIKVAQEAGPDSVVVVLLPDGGRGYLSKIFNDGWMSSYGFLRTRLDGSVVEPTVGDVLRGKSGALPDLVHTHPAETVRDAIGILREYGVSQMPVVGAEPPVMAGEVAGSVSERELLSAVFEGRAKLADAVAVHMSPPLPLIGAGELVSAAAKSLGERDALMVVEEGKPVGVITRHDLLGFLSDGPRRR, from the coding sequence ATGCGAATCGCGTCGCACATCAGCGAGCTGATCGGGCACACTCCACTAGTCCAACTGAACTCCGTCGTGCCGGAAGGCGCGGGCGTGGTCGCGGCCAAGATCGAGTACCTCAATCCTGGCGGCAGCGCCAAGGACCGCATTGCCGTGAAGATGATCGATGCCGCCGAGGCCAGCGGTGAGTTGAAGCCCGGCGGGACGATCGTCGAACCCACCTCCGGCAACACCGGCGTCGGCCTGGCACTGGTCGCGCAGCGACGCGGCTACAAGTGCATCTTCGTCTGTCCCGACAAGGTCAGCGAGGACAAGCGCAATGTGTTGCGCGCCTACGGCGCCGAGGTCGTCGTCTGCCCGACGGCCGTCGCGCCCGACGACCCGGACAGCTACTACAGCGTGTCCAACCGGCTGGTCACCGAGATCGAGGGCGCCTGGAAGCCCGACCAGTACTCAAACCCGATGGGCCCGGCCAGCCACTACGAAACCACCGGCCCGGAGATCTGGGCGGACACCGAGGGCAAGGTCACGCACTTCGTCGCCGGCGTCGGCACCGGCGGAACGATCACCGGCGCCGGGCGCTATCTCAAGGAGGTGTCCGGCGGCAAGGTGAAGGTGATCGGTGCCGACCCGGAGGGCTCGGTGTACTCCGGTGGCACCGGACGGCCCTACCTGGTCGAGGGTGTCGGCGAAGACTTCTGGCCGGCCGCTTACGACCCGGCCGTGCCCGACGAGATCATCGCGGTCTCGGACGCTGATTCGTTCGACATGACCCGACGGCTGGCCCGCGAAGAGGCGCTGCTGGTCGGCGGCTCCTGCGGGATGGCGGTCGTCGCCGCGATCAAGGTGGCACAGGAGGCCGGCCCGGACTCGGTGGTCGTCGTGCTGTTGCCCGACGGCGGCCGCGGGTATCTGTCGAAGATCTTCAACGACGGCTGGATGTCGTCGTACGGATTCCTGCGGACCCGCCTGGACGGGTCGGTGGTCGAGCCGACGGTCGGCGATGTGCTGCGCGGCAAGTCCGGGGCGCTGCCCGACCTGGTGCACACCCATCCGGCGGAGACCGTCCGGGACGCCATCGGCATCCTGCGTGAGTACGGCGTCTCTCAGATGCCGGTCGTCGGCGCCGAACCCCCGGTGATGGCGGGCGAAGTGGCGGGCAGCGTCTCCGAGCGAGAATTGCTGTCCGCGGTGTTCGAGGGCCGCGCCAAGCTCGCCGACGCGGTGGCGGTGCACATGAGCCCCCCGCTGCCTCTCATCGGTGCGGGAGAACTGGTCAGCGCGGCGGCGAAGTCGTTGGGGGAGCGGGACGCATTGATGGTCGTCGAGGAGGGCAAGCCGGTCGGCGTCATCACTCGCCACGATCTGCTCGGCTTCCTGTCCGACGGGCCCCGGCGGCGCTGA
- a CDS encoding RDD family protein has protein sequence MTEQPPGPPPGSYPSPPPGNYPPPPAGNYPPPPPPQGGYAPPPPGAAFGGPPTPGQPVPQLPQSAYTSWFTRVVAWLIDYIPAYIILGIGYGVVIATTDTQCVTDTSQYETADYCATGTSTIGTLALIVAGLIAIAFVVWNLGYRQGTTGSSIGKSVMKFKVVSEKTGLPIGFGLSFVREILYLVASYICLGIVWLIAVLFPLWDSKRQTLADKIMTTVCLPL, from the coding sequence ATGACCGAACAACCGCCAGGCCCCCCGCCGGGGAGCTACCCGTCGCCGCCTCCGGGGAACTATCCGCCGCCACCCGCCGGTAACTATCCGCCGCCGCCACCGCCTCAGGGCGGTTACGCGCCGCCCCCGCCCGGGGCCGCCTTCGGCGGGCCGCCCACGCCCGGTCAGCCGGTTCCCCAACTGCCGCAGAGCGCCTACACGTCGTGGTTCACCCGCGTCGTCGCGTGGCTGATCGACTACATCCCGGCCTACATCATCTTGGGTATCGGCTACGGCGTCGTGATCGCCACCACGGACACCCAATGCGTTACCGACACATCGCAGTACGAGACTGCGGACTACTGCGCGACCGGCACCTCCACCATCGGCACGCTTGCTCTGATCGTCGCAGGCCTGATCGCGATCGCGTTCGTGGTCTGGAACCTCGGCTATCGGCAGGGCACTACCGGGTCGAGCATCGGCAAATCCGTGATGAAGTTCAAGGTGGTCAGCGAAAAGACCGGGCTGCCAATCGGTTTCGGCCTGTCTTTCGTCCGCGAGATCCTGTACCTGGTGGCTTCCTACATCTGCCTCGGCATCGTGTGGTTGATCGCCGTGCTGTTCCCGCTGTGGGACAGCAAGCGTCAGACCTTGGCCGACAAAATCATGACGACCGTCTGCCTCCCCCTGTAG
- a CDS encoding RDD family protein: MTQPPPPPGNYPPPPPGNYPPPPPGNYPPPPPPGNYPPPPPPGAGVLSKEAYTPWIKRVGAFIIDVLPIAILSGVGQGLMVATGENNCTSSSVDNSYGVYCTSQPSTLGLILSFVFGLASLAFWVWNYGYRQGTTGSSIGKSVLKFKVISEKTGQPIGFGLSIVRQIAHFVDAIICYIGYLFPLWDAKRQTLADKIMTTVCVPL, encoded by the coding sequence ATGACGCAACCGCCCCCTCCTCCCGGTAACTACCCGCCCCCTCCTCCCGGTAACTACCCGCCCCCTCCGCCAGGGAACTACCCGCCGCCCCCTCCGCCGGGCAACTATCCGCCTCCGCCGCCGCCCGGCGCCGGCGTGCTGTCGAAGGAGGCGTACACCCCGTGGATCAAACGGGTCGGCGCCTTCATCATCGACGTCCTGCCGATCGCGATCCTGTCCGGAGTCGGGCAGGGCCTGATGGTCGCCACCGGCGAGAACAACTGCACCTCGAGCAGCGTCGACAACAGCTACGGCGTGTACTGCACCTCGCAGCCTTCCACGCTGGGCCTGATCCTGTCGTTCGTGTTCGGGCTGGCCAGCCTGGCGTTCTGGGTGTGGAACTACGGCTACCGCCAGGGCACCACCGGGTCGAGCATCGGCAAGTCGGTGCTGAAGTTCAAGGTGATCAGCGAAAAGACCGGGCAGCCGATCGGTTTCGGATTGTCGATCGTGCGTCAGATCGCCCACTTCGTCGACGCGATCATCTGCTACATCGGCTATCTGTTCCCGTTGTGGGACGCCAAGCGGCAGACGCTCGCCGATAAAATCATGACGACGGTGTGCGTGCCGCTCTGA